The following coding sequences lie in one Tichowtungia aerotolerans genomic window:
- the metH gene encoding methionine synthase, producing MKLKERIQSRPLLLDGAQGTFLQNCDITPEQWGDVEGCNEWLNLSAPDVIRGLHRAYFEAGSDAVETNTFGASPITLGEYNLSDRAYEINKAAAALAREVADEFSTDEQPRYIIGSIGPGTKLPSLGHITFDELLAAYKIQIQGLVDGGVDGLIIETCQDPLQIKAALSAADDILGPDSDIVRYVSVTIETTGTLLVGTSPAAAAAILAPYPIDVLGLNCATGPDAMKHHLDTFNELWPAQLACMPNAGMPEARADGSVHYPLQPEEFAEKVGALAREHGLSIVGGCCGTTPRHIAELRKQFSNDWNNEGVEAQPPSNGWKIREPAPAPQQAASLFSAVELTQEPAPLYIGERANATGSRKFRDTLLSNDYENAFHILTEQEETGAHVLDLSCGYAGRDERKDIEVLVPRMARECTAPMMIDSTSADVIEDALKCYGGRAMINSINFEDGGERAERVVPLAKRFGASLVGLTIDEKGMAMNADEKFAIAKQLVEFCVERGLRAEDLLIDPLTFTICSGDDTLRDAAFQTLEAIRRIKAELPGVRTMLGLSNISFGLKPALRKVLNAVFLHQAVEAGMDACIINVAAIVPLNEIPDELRKGAEALLANDTSNGDPLENYINLFENVVEESETSIEERPADEVLRDAIIRGKIPWLEPAVPDLLKEQAAEDILNNIMLPAMKEVGRLFNDGIMQLPFVLKSAEVMKRAVDMIKPFMTTTEADETVPLVVLATVAGDVHDIGKNLVGIILSNNGFDTVDIGIKVPIEQMMQAVKDHNAAALGMSGLLVKSTAVMAENMKVLEQAGFKTPVLLGGAALSEKFVHEACRPHYSGEVLYCKDAFAGLAALQTFKDTGRLPEYVEPTRDGLGCEVPDSGHEEEEQSEPIAQDVPVPDVELDTWITTDIDLDEIWKYLDLDGLIKGAWGYKKGGLSDEEYQKLLDEEVYPNLEKMQELAREIFEPKTVHGFFKCRSEGDHFYLTNPQTGEEIPTTFPRQNKAPHHCLADFFRPDGDVCALTAVTIGHKVMEKEQELRDADCYQDYLLFHGLAIMTAEALNEYMHKQVRLQWGSDEGDLPLREIWKQKLDQSRFGFGYAACPDLEMNKVVCDLLDTERINLRTTELFMCDPEVSTLALVTHHPQSYYFNL from the coding sequence ATGAAACTCAAAGAACGAATCCAATCCAGACCGCTGCTACTCGATGGCGCCCAGGGAACCTTTCTCCAAAACTGCGATATCACCCCGGAACAGTGGGGCGATGTCGAAGGCTGCAACGAATGGCTCAACCTCTCAGCCCCCGACGTCATTCGCGGACTGCACCGCGCCTATTTTGAAGCCGGCTCCGACGCTGTGGAAACCAACACCTTCGGCGCATCACCAATCACGCTCGGCGAATACAACCTCTCCGACCGCGCTTATGAAATCAACAAAGCCGCCGCCGCTCTCGCCCGCGAGGTGGCCGACGAATTCTCGACCGATGAGCAGCCGCGCTACATCATCGGCTCCATTGGTCCCGGCACCAAACTGCCGTCTTTGGGACACATTACTTTCGACGAACTGCTGGCCGCATATAAAATCCAGATTCAGGGACTGGTCGACGGTGGGGTCGACGGACTGATCATCGAAACCTGCCAGGATCCGCTGCAGATCAAGGCAGCGCTGTCGGCGGCGGACGATATCCTCGGGCCGGACAGCGATATCGTGCGCTACGTTTCCGTCACCATTGAAACCACCGGCACGCTGCTGGTCGGAACCAGCCCGGCGGCAGCCGCTGCCATTCTTGCCCCCTACCCGATTGACGTCCTCGGCCTCAACTGCGCCACGGGGCCGGACGCCATGAAACACCATCTTGACACCTTTAACGAACTGTGGCCCGCACAGCTCGCCTGTATGCCCAACGCCGGAATGCCCGAAGCACGGGCAGACGGCTCCGTTCACTATCCGCTCCAGCCCGAAGAGTTCGCGGAAAAAGTCGGCGCTCTCGCACGGGAACACGGTCTCTCCATCGTCGGCGGCTGCTGCGGCACCACGCCCAGACACATTGCCGAATTGAGAAAGCAATTTTCCAACGATTGGAACAATGAAGGGGTGGAGGCTCAGCCTCCTTCCAACGGTTGGAAAATCCGCGAACCGGCCCCAGCCCCGCAACAGGCAGCCAGTCTCTTTTCCGCTGTGGAGCTGACACAGGAGCCCGCGCCGCTCTATATCGGCGAACGCGCCAATGCCACCGGCTCTCGAAAATTCCGCGACACCCTGCTCTCCAATGACTATGAAAACGCCTTCCACATACTGACCGAACAGGAAGAAACCGGTGCGCACGTACTCGACCTCAGCTGCGGCTATGCCGGACGCGATGAACGCAAAGACATCGAGGTGCTCGTTCCGCGTATGGCGCGTGAATGCACTGCACCGATGATGATCGATTCCACCTCCGCCGACGTCATTGAAGACGCACTGAAATGCTACGGCGGCCGGGCCATGATCAACTCCATCAACTTTGAAGACGGCGGAGAGCGCGCCGAGCGCGTCGTTCCGCTGGCGAAACGATTCGGGGCATCACTGGTCGGCCTGACCATCGATGAAAAGGGAATGGCGATGAATGCGGATGAAAAGTTCGCGATCGCCAAACAACTGGTCGAGTTCTGCGTTGAGCGAGGACTTCGCGCCGAGGATCTGCTGATCGACCCGCTGACGTTTACGATCTGCAGCGGTGACGATACGCTGCGCGATGCCGCGTTCCAAACCCTGGAAGCCATCCGCCGGATCAAAGCCGAGCTGCCGGGCGTACGTACCATGCTGGGATTGTCCAACATTTCGTTCGGCCTCAAGCCGGCGCTGCGCAAAGTGCTGAATGCGGTCTTTCTGCATCAGGCGGTCGAAGCCGGCATGGACGCATGCATTATCAACGTCGCCGCCATCGTACCGCTCAACGAAATTCCGGACGAGCTGCGCAAAGGTGCCGAGGCGCTGCTGGCGAACGATACCTCCAACGGCGACCCGCTCGAAAACTACATCAACCTGTTTGAAAATGTGGTTGAGGAATCGGAGACTTCCATTGAAGAGCGCCCGGCGGACGAAGTACTGCGCGACGCCATTATTCGCGGGAAAATTCCGTGGCTTGAACCGGCAGTCCCCGATCTGCTCAAGGAACAGGCTGCTGAAGATATTCTGAACAACATCATGCTCCCGGCCATGAAAGAGGTCGGCCGCCTCTTTAATGACGGGATCATGCAGCTGCCGTTCGTACTGAAAAGCGCGGAAGTTATGAAACGGGCGGTGGATATGATCAAACCGTTCATGACAACTACCGAAGCAGACGAAACCGTACCGCTGGTCGTTCTGGCGACCGTGGCCGGTGATGTGCACGACATCGGCAAAAACCTGGTTGGGATCATTCTCTCCAACAATGGTTTTGATACGGTCGACATCGGCATCAAAGTGCCGATCGAGCAAATGATGCAGGCGGTCAAAGACCATAACGCCGCCGCACTCGGCATGAGCGGGCTGCTGGTGAAATCCACCGCCGTGATGGCTGAAAACATGAAGGTTCTCGAACAGGCCGGGTTCAAAACCCCGGTCCTGCTCGGCGGAGCCGCGCTGTCCGAAAAATTTGTTCACGAAGCCTGCCGTCCACACTATTCCGGAGAGGTACTCTACTGCAAAGATGCTTTTGCCGGACTGGCCGCCCTGCAGACATTCAAGGACACCGGCCGCCTGCCGGAATATGTTGAGCCGACCCGTGATGGACTCGGCTGTGAAGTTCCAGACTCTGGACACGAAGAGGAAGAACAGTCCGAACCGATCGCTCAGGATGTGCCGGTTCCCGATGTAGAACTCGACACGTGGATCACAACAGATATCGACCTCGATGAAATCTGGAAGTATCTCGACCTCGATGGTCTGATCAAAGGGGCATGGGGCTATAAAAAAGGCGGATTGTCCGACGAGGAATATCAGAAACTTCTCGATGAAGAGGTGTATCCAAACCTTGAAAAAATGCAGGAGCTGGCCCGCGAGATCTTCGAACCGAAAACCGTTCACGGCTTTTTCAAATGCCGCTCAGAAGGCGATCATTTCTACCTGACCAACCCGCAAACCGGCGAAGAGATCCCGACGACCTTTCCGCGCCAGAACAAAGCGCCTCATCACTGTCTGGCCGACTTTTTCCGTCCGGATGGAGACGTCTGCGCACTGACAGCCGTCACAATCGGACACAAGGTGATGGAAAAAGAACAGGAACTGCGGGATGCCGATTGTTATCAGGACTACCTGCTTTTCCACGGGCTGGCCATCATGACCGCCGAAGCCCTCAACGAATATATGCACAAACAGGTGCGCCTTCAGTGGGGATCGGATGAAGGTGATCTGCCGCTAAGAGAAATCTGGAAACAAAAGCTCGACCAAAGCCGTTTCGGGTTCGGCTATGCCGCCTGCCCTGATCTCGAGATGAATAAAGTCGTCTGTGATCTGCTCGACACCGAGCGCATCAATCTGCGAACGACCGAGCTGTTTATGTGCGACCCGGAGGTTTCCACCCTTGCTCTGGTGACCCACCATCCGCAGTCGTATTATTTTAATTTGTAG
- a CDS encoding phosphoribosylanthranilate isomerase, whose translation MSVFIKICGICSRKDLEQICALGPDAIGFIFWPNAGRYVRPEQVATWLPAIPETIKKVGVFVEPPADTVESIARTCELDVIQIHLVSNDWKIDRPLFHGLEIWLSPRMSEGVTENLLKVVDPEPSVLLADSFDPNTVGGTGKLSSWDRAVEMKETLGRPVMLAGGLNADNVAEAIDVVHPWGVDVSSGVEKEPGVKNIRKVKKFIKAVRG comes from the coding sequence ATGAGCGTATTTATTAAAATCTGCGGAATCTGCTCCAGAAAAGATCTGGAGCAGATTTGTGCATTAGGGCCGGATGCCATCGGTTTTATCTTTTGGCCGAACGCCGGGCGCTATGTGCGTCCGGAGCAGGTGGCTACGTGGCTCCCGGCAATTCCGGAAACCATAAAAAAGGTTGGTGTGTTTGTGGAGCCGCCGGCCGATACGGTTGAGTCTATCGCCCGCACGTGTGAGCTCGACGTCATTCAAATCCATTTGGTTTCCAATGATTGGAAAATTGACCGTCCGCTGTTCCATGGCCTGGAAATATGGCTTTCGCCGCGCATGAGCGAGGGCGTTACCGAGAATCTGCTTAAAGTGGTTGATCCTGAGCCGTCAGTTCTGCTTGCGGATTCCTTTGATCCCAATACGGTCGGCGGTACCGGCAAACTCAGCAGCTGGGACCGGGCGGTTGAAATGAAAGAAACGCTGGGCCGGCCGGTGATGCTGGCCGGCGGCCTGAATGCGGACAATGTTGCCGAGGCAATTGATGTCGTTCATCCGTGGGGCGTGGATGTCAGCTCCGGCGTCGAGAAGGAACCCGGTGTCAAAAACATCCGCAAAGTCAAAAAATTTATTAAAGCCGTCCGGGGATAA
- a CDS encoding FMN-dependent NADH-azoreductase has protein sequence MNILHVCANPKPTEQSVSKQLAARFFGKLMEMNPDVELNNVDLYQEKPPYYSNDLFRRMWNPVLDPVYESSKAEEAAAHYATKQAELFNAADVLVLTMPMWNFSAPAVMKAWIDQVLSPGLTFELNEEGPKPIHKIKSLVLLVASGGVYKEDDERDALARQVSAAFGFVGIDDVRIAWADGQNPLFNNDSEVRREMAFDAAEELAEELAEEMAEESSEG, from the coding sequence ATGAATATTTTGCATGTTTGCGCAAATCCGAAGCCGACCGAGCAGTCCGTTTCTAAACAGCTTGCTGCCCGGTTTTTCGGTAAGCTGATGGAGATGAACCCTGATGTGGAGCTCAACAATGTTGATCTTTATCAGGAGAAACCTCCGTACTACTCCAATGACCTGTTCCGCCGTATGTGGAATCCGGTCCTCGATCCGGTCTACGAGTCGTCCAAAGCAGAGGAAGCTGCCGCGCACTATGCAACCAAACAGGCGGAACTGTTCAACGCCGCCGATGTGCTGGTTCTCACCATGCCGATGTGGAATTTCTCGGCTCCGGCAGTCATGAAAGCATGGATCGACCAGGTTCTTTCTCCGGGCCTTACCTTCGAGCTCAACGAAGAAGGACCGAAGCCGATCCACAAAATCAAATCGCTCGTTCTGCTGGTCGCTTCCGGTGGAGTTTACAAAGAGGACGACGAGCGCGATGCTCTCGCCCGCCAGGTGAGCGCGGCTTTCGGATTTGTCGGTATCGACGATGTCCGCATTGCGTGGGCTGACGGCCAGAACCCGTTGTTCAACAACGACAGCGAAGTCCGCCGCGAAATGGCCTTTGATGCCGCTGAAGAACTTGCCGAAGAGCTCGCCGAAGAAATGGCGGAGGAAAGCTCCGAAGGATAA